In one window of Rhodopseudomonas palustris HaA2 DNA:
- a CDS encoding adenosine kinase produces MSSAQYDVLAIGNALFDVLVRTEDDFLLRHGMAKGGMALIDEAGAAAIYADMGMATEISGGSAANTIVGLASFGARTAYVGKIKDDQIGKLYAHDIRAAGVAFDTRPAADGPATGCSYILVTPDGERTMNTFLGAAQDLRPSDIDEAQVAAAAITYLEGYLWDPPQAKEAFLKASTIAHGAGRRVALTLSDAFCVDRYRGEFLDLMRSKTVDLIFANESELHSLYQTSDFDTALKALAQDVGLGVVTRSEKGCAVVEGDSVTLVPAAQIDQLVDTTGAGDLFAAGFLFGLVRDAGYENAGRLGALAAAEVIQHIGARPLVSLKELAQQHGLPV; encoded by the coding sequence ATGAGCTCAGCCCAATACGACGTCCTCGCCATCGGCAACGCGCTGTTCGACGTGCTGGTGCGCACCGAGGACGACTTCCTGCTTCGCCACGGCATGGCCAAAGGCGGCATGGCGCTGATCGACGAGGCCGGCGCGGCGGCGATCTACGCCGATATGGGGATGGCCACCGAGATCTCCGGCGGCTCCGCCGCCAACACCATCGTCGGGCTGGCGAGCTTCGGCGCGCGCACCGCCTATGTCGGCAAGATCAAGGACGACCAGATCGGCAAGCTGTACGCCCACGACATCCGCGCCGCCGGCGTCGCATTCGACACCCGGCCCGCGGCGGACGGACCGGCCACCGGCTGCTCCTACATTCTGGTGACGCCGGACGGCGAGCGCACCATGAACACGTTTCTCGGCGCGGCGCAGGATCTGCGCCCCTCCGACATCGACGAGGCGCAGGTCGCGGCGGCGGCGATTACTTATCTCGAAGGCTATCTGTGGGATCCGCCGCAGGCCAAGGAGGCGTTCCTGAAAGCCTCGACCATCGCGCATGGCGCCGGCCGCCGTGTGGCGCTGACGCTGTCCGATGCGTTCTGCGTCGATCGCTATCGCGGCGAGTTCCTCGACCTGATGCGGAGCAAGACCGTCGACCTGATCTTCGCCAACGAGTCGGAGCTGCATTCGCTGTACCAGACCTCGGATTTCGACACCGCGCTGAAGGCGCTGGCGCAGGATGTCGGGCTCGGCGTGGTCACCCGCAGCGAGAAGGGCTGCGCGGTGGTCGAGGGCGACAGCGTGACGCTGGTGCCGGCGGCGCAAATCGACCAGCTCGTCGACACCACCGGCGCCGGCGACCTGTTCGCCGCGGGCTTCCTGTTCGGCCTGGTGCGCGACGCCGGCTACGAGAACGCCGGCCGGCTCGGCGCGCTGGCTGCCGCCGAAGTGATCCAGCACATCGGCGCCCGGCCGCTGGTGTCGCTGAAAGAGCTGGCGCAGCAGCACGGGCTGCCGGTGTAA
- a CDS encoding serine hydrolase domain-containing protein, whose protein sequence is MQGGANIDQSLQQRCERGEIPGVVALAGSANEVIYQGAFGKRDLSKPQPMTTDSVFWIASMTKAITAAAAMQLVEQGRLSLDEPIGKVLPDLAAPLVLDGFDADGTPRTRPAKTAITLRQLLTHTAGFCYDMWNADMVKYMERHGIPGVIGCQNAALKTPLASDPGTRWEYGLNIDFAGKAVEAVSGIKLDAYLRDHIFAPLGMTDTGFKIGDAQRQRLVAVHARGEDGSLSPIPFEVAQEPEFHMGGGGLYGTAADYLKFTQMILNKGRAGGHQVLKPETVALMSQNHIGDLNVTKLNSAIPFATNDVDLYPGMDKKWGLSFLINTETTPEGRSAGSLAWAGLANTYYWIDPARDVCGVILMQVLPFGDGKCLDAFAGFERGVYQGLGAGQKAA, encoded by the coding sequence ATGCAAGGCGGAGCGAACATCGATCAGTCGCTGCAACAGAGGTGCGAGCGCGGGGAGATCCCCGGCGTGGTCGCGCTCGCGGGCAGCGCGAATGAAGTGATCTATCAGGGCGCGTTCGGCAAACGCGACTTGTCGAAACCCCAGCCGATGACCACGGACAGCGTGTTCTGGATCGCCTCGATGACCAAGGCGATCACCGCCGCGGCGGCGATGCAGCTGGTCGAGCAGGGCCGGCTGTCGCTCGACGAGCCGATCGGCAAGGTGCTGCCCGATCTCGCCGCGCCGCTGGTGCTGGACGGCTTCGACGCCGACGGCACGCCGCGGACGCGGCCGGCGAAGACGGCGATCACGCTGCGGCAGCTGCTCACCCACACCGCCGGCTTCTGCTACGACATGTGGAACGCCGACATGGTGAAGTACATGGAGCGCCACGGCATCCCCGGCGTCATCGGCTGCCAGAACGCGGCGCTGAAGACGCCGCTCGCCTCCGACCCCGGCACCCGCTGGGAATACGGCCTCAATATCGACTTCGCCGGCAAGGCGGTCGAGGCGGTGAGCGGCATCAAGCTCGACGCGTATTTGCGCGACCACATTTTCGCGCCGCTCGGCATGACCGACACCGGCTTCAAGATCGGCGATGCCCAGCGCCAGCGGCTGGTCGCGGTGCACGCCCGCGGCGAGGACGGCTCGCTGTCGCCGATTCCGTTCGAGGTCGCGCAGGAGCCGGAATTCCACATGGGTGGCGGCGGACTCTACGGCACCGCGGCGGACTATCTGAAATTCACCCAGATGATCCTCAACAAGGGCCGCGCCGGCGGCCATCAGGTGCTGAAGCCTGAAACCGTGGCGCTGATGAGCCAGAACCACATCGGCGATCTCAACGTCACCAAGCTGAATTCGGCGATCCCCTTCGCCACCAACGACGTCGATCTGTATCCCGGCATGGACAAGAAGTGGGGGCTGAGCTTCCTGATCAACACCGAGACCACGCCGGAAGGCCGCAGCGCCGGCAGCCTCGCCTGGGCCGGCCTCGCCAATACGTACTACTGGATCGATCCGGCGCGCGACGTCTGCGGCGTGATCCTGATGCAGGTGCTGCCGTTCGGGGACGGCAAATGCCTCGACGCCTTCGCCGGCTTCGAGCGCGGCGTGTATCAGGGACTGGGCGCCGGCCAGAAGGCGGCCTGA
- a CDS encoding AMP-binding protein, giving the protein MIDKAPDKAPSYVCGVSDAPLLGITIGQALDLAAQRWPDREALVSPSHDVRWSWREFAQRVDALAAGFLALGLERGARIGVWSMNRPEWTLTQFAAAKAGMILVTINPAYRLSELEFALAKVGCAALVTATAFKTSAYMEMLNTLIPELAKSQPGALQSARLPQLRAVIQIGGPKCPGTLAFDEVATMGGDRHRQAIAQLAAELQFDDAVNIQFTSGTTGSPKGVTLTHHNILNNGYFVGRAMKLTEQDRICIPVPLYHCFGMVMGNLASVTCGAAMVYPGEGFDPLATLQTASSEKCTALYGVPTMFIAELDHPDFASFDLSSLRTGIMAGAPCPVEVMRRVNDQMNMREVTIAYGMTETSPVSFQSAVDDPEERRVSTVGRIHPHVEVKVVDLEGRIVPRGVRGELCTRGYSIMLGYWDEAEKTADVLDAAGWMHTGDLAVIDDEGFCNIVGRIKDMVIRGGENLYPREIEEFLYRHPKIQDVQIFGVADSRYGEELCAWVRVRPGETLTADDIRGFCQGQIAHNKIPRYVEFVDEFPMTVTGKIQKFVMREKVEAKLGLKAAKTA; this is encoded by the coding sequence GTGATCGACAAAGCTCCCGATAAAGCTCCCAGCTATGTCTGCGGCGTCTCCGACGCGCCGCTGCTCGGCATCACCATCGGGCAGGCGCTGGATCTGGCGGCGCAGCGTTGGCCGGACCGCGAGGCGCTGGTGTCGCCGAGCCACGACGTGCGCTGGAGCTGGCGCGAGTTCGCGCAACGCGTCGATGCGCTGGCGGCGGGCTTCCTGGCGCTCGGGCTGGAGCGCGGCGCGCGCATCGGCGTGTGGTCGATGAACCGGCCGGAATGGACGCTGACGCAATTCGCCGCCGCCAAGGCCGGCATGATCCTCGTCACCATCAATCCGGCCTATCGGCTGAGCGAGCTCGAATTCGCCCTCGCCAAGGTCGGCTGCGCCGCCTTGGTCACCGCCACCGCGTTCAAGACCTCGGCCTATATGGAGATGCTGAATACGCTGATCCCGGAGCTTGCGAAATCGCAGCCCGGCGCGCTGCAGTCGGCCAGGCTGCCGCAGTTGCGCGCGGTGATCCAGATCGGCGGCCCGAAATGCCCGGGCACGCTCGCCTTCGACGAGGTCGCCACGATGGGCGGCGACCGGCATCGCCAGGCGATCGCGCAGCTCGCCGCCGAATTGCAGTTCGACGACGCCGTCAACATCCAGTTCACCAGCGGCACCACCGGCTCGCCCAAGGGCGTGACGCTGACGCATCACAACATCCTCAATAATGGTTACTTCGTCGGCCGCGCCATGAAGCTGACCGAGCAGGACCGGATTTGCATTCCGGTGCCGCTGTATCATTGCTTCGGCATGGTGATGGGCAATCTCGCCTCGGTCACCTGTGGCGCCGCCATGGTGTATCCCGGCGAGGGTTTTGACCCGCTGGCGACGCTGCAGACCGCGTCGTCGGAGAAATGCACCGCGCTGTACGGCGTGCCGACGATGTTCATCGCCGAACTCGATCATCCGGACTTCGCCAGCTTCGATCTGTCGTCGCTGCGCACCGGCATCATGGCGGGCGCGCCGTGCCCGGTCGAAGTGATGCGCCGCGTCAACGACCAGATGAACATGCGCGAGGTGACGATCGCCTACGGCATGACCGAGACCAGCCCGGTCAGTTTCCAGAGCGCGGTCGACGATCCGGAGGAACGTCGCGTCTCCACCGTCGGCCGCATCCATCCGCATGTCGAGGTCAAGGTGGTCGATCTCGAAGGCCGCATCGTGCCGCGCGGGGTGCGCGGCGAACTCTGCACCCGCGGCTACAGCATCATGCTCGGCTATTGGGACGAGGCGGAGAAGACCGCCGACGTGCTCGACGCCGCCGGCTGGATGCACACCGGCGATCTCGCGGTGATCGACGACGAAGGCTTCTGCAACATCGTCGGCCGCATCAAGGACATGGTGATCCGCGGCGGCGAGAATCTGTATCCGCGCGAGATCGAGGAATTCCTGTATCGCCATCCCAAGATCCAGGACGTGCAGATCTTCGGCGTCGCCGACAGTCGCTACGGCGAGGAGCTGTGCGCCTGGGTCCGCGTCCGTCCCGGCGAGACGCTGACCGCCGACGACATCCGCGGCTTCTGCCAGGGCCAGATCGCCCACAACAAGATCCCGCGCTACGTCGAATTCGTCGACGAATTCCCGATGACCGTCACCGGCAAGATCCAGAAATTCGTGATGCGCGAGAAGGTCGAGGCCAAGCTCGGACTGAAGGCGGCGAAGACGGCGTGA